TGAAGGGACTGCATCCGCATCGAGACGTGGTAGGACTCGACGGTGAAGAAGAGTTCGGGGTTGTGTTCGAGGACGCCGCGGATGAGGAGGGCGAGGGAGGCTTCGGCGGCCTCGTATTCGTAGCCCTGGGCTTCGAGGGTCTTGACCTTTCCGGTGATGGTGCGGGTTTCGGGGGCGTCGGGGGCGAGTTGAAAGCCGAGTTCCGCGGCTTTCAGGAGGATGTTGGTGCGGCCGGACATGTCGCTGACAAGGACGCGGCGGTGATTGCCGACGGCTTCGGGAACGATGTGTTCGTAGCTGCGGGCGACGCGGTCGATGGCATGGACGTGCATGCCGCCCTTGTGGGCGAAGGCGGTGGCACCGACCCACGGTTGTCGGGTGTCGTGGCGGACGTTGGCGATTTCGTCCACGAACTCGGAGAGTTCCTTGAGTTTGGGGAGGGAATCGGGCGGGACGGCGAGGCGGCCCATCTTGAGGTGAAGGGTGGGAATGACGCTGATGAGGTTGCAGTTCCCGGTGCGTTCGCCGTAGCCGTTGATGGTGCCCTGGACCTGGAGGGCGCCGGCTTCGACGGCGGCGATGGCGTTGGCAACGCCGAAGCCGCAGTCGTTGTGGGTATGGATGCCGACGGGGCAGGGGAGGGATTCGCGGGCGAGGGCGGTGATGCGGGCGATCTCGGTGGGAAGGCGGCCGCCATTGGTGTCACAGAGAACGACGCCGGCGGCGCCGGCCTGGGCGGCGGCCTTCCAGGTGGCGAGGGCGTATTCGGGTTCGTCGGCGTATCCGTCGAAGCTGTGTTCCGCGTCGTAGAGGACCATTTTTCCATGGTCCTTCAGGTAGCGGATGGTATCGGCGATCATGGCGAGGTTCTCGTCGGGTTGGGCGCGAAGGACCTCGGTGACATGGAGGAGCCAGGTTTTACCGACGATGGTGACCACCGGGGTTTCGGCTTCCAGGATCTGGCGCATGAGGGGATCGGCTTCGACGGCGAGCCCTTTGCGGCGGGTCATGCTGAAGGCGGCAATGCGGGCGGTGCGCCACGAGCGGCGGGCGGCCTGTTGGAAGAACTCCATGTCCTTGGGGTTCGATCCCGGCCAGCCGCCTTCGATGTAATGGATGCCGAAGAGATCGAGACGCTCGGCGATGCGGAGTTTGTCGGTGACCGAGAAGTTGATGCCTTCGGCCTGGGCGCCGTCACGGAGGGTGGTGTCGTAGATCTCGACAGTGGGGTTCATGGGGAGGGGTGTATGGGGAGATTCGGGGTTGGGAAGCGCGAAACCCCGTTCCGGGTCGCGGAACGGGGTTTTCGGGGGAAAACGCGTTCAGCGAACCGGCGTGACGGGAATCATCGCGCTGATATCGGCGATGAGAATGGCGATGACAGGGATCGGGGTTCCGACGGGCGGGACGGGCGGGATGTCGAAGGTCGATGGGCGGAACGAGGTCATCGCTGGGGACGGTTTATGGCACGCGAGGCCCCTGGGACAAGCGCGGAATTGACGGGATGGGCGATTCCCTGCGATGCATGCAGCCGACATCCCATGCGACGGATCCGTTCAAGCATTCTGATGGCGGCACTGTGTTGGGTCAGCACGATGCCCGGGACCGAGGCCTGGGGCCGGCCGGGGCAATCGTTCGAGGAAGCGCGGGATCATTGGGCCTTTCAGCCGATCCGGCGTCCGGCCCTTCCCGAGGTGCGGGATGCGGATCGGGTGCGAACGCCGGTGGACCGGTTTCTGCTGGCGCGGTTGGAGGCGGAGGGGCGGGGATTCGAGGCGCCGGCGGAGGCGCGGACGTGGCTGCGGCGGGTGACCTACGGGTTGATCGGGTTGCCGCCGACGTTTGAGGATGTCGAGGCGCTGGAGCGGGACGATTCGGCGTTGGCGCGGGAACGGGTGGTGGACCGGCTGCTGGCGGACCCGCGGTACGGGGAGCGGTGGGGACGGCACTGGCTCGATGTGGCGCGGTATGCGGACACCAAGGATCTGGTTCTCCTCTATGGGCGCGATGCGGTGCGGCCCTATGCGTACACGTACCGGGACTATGCGATCCGGGCCTTCAACGAGGATCTGCCGCTGGTGGATTTCGTGCGGGATCAACTCGCGGGCGACCTGGTGGAACCGCCGCTTCCGGCGTGGCGGCTGGCGGGGTTGGGGTTCCTCACGCTGGGCCGGTTGTTCGACAACAACCCGCACGACCGGATCGACGACCAGATCGACACGGTGACCCGGGGGATGCTGGGCCTGACGGTTTCCTGCGCGCGGTGTCACGATCACAAGTACGACGCCATCCTGATCGACGATTACTACTCGCTGTACGGGGTGTTCGCCTCGACCGAGCAGCCGTACCGGCTGCCGTTGATTGAGGAGCCGTCATTGGTGCCCGGGGGGATCGAGTTCGAGGGGAAGCTGGCGGGAGCGCTGGCGACCCTGGAGGAGCATCTGGATGTCCATTATGAGCGGTTGCTGGGAGTGATGCGGGGGAGGCTTGGGGACTACCTGCATCGGGCGGCGACGACGAGGCCGGACCTGACGGAGACGGCGCAGTTTGCGCTGTCGCTGACGCCGGACGATTTCCGTCCGGCGCTGGTGTTGAAGACGCGGCGGCTGCTGGCGGAGCGGGTCCGCCCTGAGGACCGGGTGTTTGGAATTTGGGCGGAGTGGAACGAGCTGGCGGACGACGAGACGTTTGCGGACCGGGCGCGGGAGGTGGCGGAACGTGCGTTGGCCGTGGCCTTGGAGCATCCGTCCGGGGAAGGGCCGAGGCATCGCGGGGTGGCGGCGTGGCTGTCGGAGAATCCGCCGGCTTCGCGGGAGGAGGTGCCGCGCCGCCATGGGGAGATGCTGCTGGCGCTCGACGAGGCGCGCGGCGGGCGGAGTTGCGGGGAGGAGGCGTACTTCGAAGGGGTGGAAGTGCAGGAAGTGGCCTTGCTGGTGAAGGGGCCTTCGAGCCCGGTATGGTTTCCGCGCCGGGACACGCCGGATCATCTCTCGCGGCCGGAGAAGGACCGGTACAACCAGTTGGTGCTGGCCCTCGACAAGCTGGGGGCGCATGCGGAGCAGGCGCCGCCGGCACGGGCCATGGTGGTGACCGAAC
This genomic stretch from Verrucomicrobiia bacterium harbors:
- a CDS encoding DUF1553 domain-containing protein, coding for MAALCWVSTMPGTEAWGRPGQSFEEARDHWAFQPIRRPALPEVRDADRVRTPVDRFLLARLEAEGRGFEAPAEARTWLRRVTYGLIGLPPTFEDVEALERDDSALARERVVDRLLADPRYGERWGRHWLDVARYADTKDLVLLYGRDAVRPYAYTYRDYAIRAFNEDLPLVDFVRDQLAGDLVEPPLPAWRLAGLGFLTLGRLFDNNPHDRIDDQIDTVTRGMLGLTVSCARCHDHKYDAILIDDYYSLYGVFASTEQPYRLPLIEEPSLVPGGIEFEGKLAGALATLEEHLDVHYERLLGVMRGRLGDYLHRAATTRPDLTETAQFALSLTPDDFRPALVLKTRRLLAERVRPEDRVFGIWAEWNELADDETFADRAREVAERALAVALEHPSGEGPRHRGVAAWLSENPPASREEVPRRHGEMLLALDEARGGRSCGEEAYFEGVEVQEVALLVKGPSSPVWFPRRDTPDHLSRPEKDRYNQLVLALDKLGAHAEQAPPARAMVVTELSAPYEPRVFARGNPSRPTRAVSRSVPRVLTGGEVRPFGAGDSGRLELAEAIGSPDNPLTARVIVNRIWMQHFGEPLVGSPSDFGTRSDPPTHPELLDWLASEFMAGGWRWKPLHRLIVLSGAFAQGTALGGGGVGEGGGPTYEGYPRRRLDLEAMRDTLLFVSGRLDPAMGGRPVDVAGDAGNRRRTVYGLVDRQNLPGLFRAFDFATPDQCVERRPYTTVPQQALFAMNAPFTIEQAKALAAATERIPEAGERVGAMVRQVLGRRAQEGEIRKALAFVEGEGDSEAERGTLSAWEQLAQVFLISNEAVFLD